The Agrococcus carbonis genome has a window encoding:
- a CDS encoding segregation and condensation protein A, protein MPPSSDVDASAPTPEPEAPGPGGEGATAADAEASHPEAVGFRLALDNFDGPFDLLLTLIGNRSMDVTEIALSRVTNEFIAYVRTLDTQEELEQASEFIVVAATLLDLKIASLLPAGDVVDSEDVALLEARDLLFARLLQYRAFKQAALWMAERIGAESGRHARSVRLEERFRQRTPELKWTLSADDFAALALLALTPKEIPTVGLTHLHAPLVSIREQAAHIVSTLRAKGSTTFRELIAGEATRGVVVARFLAVLELYRHAAITFEQLEPLGELSISWTGHDFRDEDLVSLGADYDHA, encoded by the coding sequence GTGCCGCCATCGTCCGACGTCGACGCGTCCGCGCCGACGCCCGAACCCGAAGCACCGGGGCCGGGCGGCGAAGGGGCCACCGCGGCGGACGCTGAGGCATCCCATCCCGAGGCGGTCGGCTTCCGCCTCGCGCTCGACAACTTCGACGGCCCGTTCGACCTGCTGCTCACGCTCATCGGCAACCGCTCGATGGATGTCACCGAGATCGCCCTCAGTCGCGTGACGAACGAGTTCATCGCCTACGTGCGCACGCTCGACACGCAGGAGGAGCTCGAGCAGGCGAGCGAGTTCATCGTCGTCGCGGCGACGCTGCTCGACCTCAAGATCGCCTCGCTGCTGCCGGCGGGCGACGTCGTCGACAGCGAGGACGTCGCGCTGCTCGAGGCGCGCGACCTGCTGTTCGCGCGCCTGCTGCAGTACCGCGCGTTCAAGCAGGCCGCGCTGTGGATGGCCGAGCGGATCGGCGCCGAGTCGGGCCGCCACGCACGGTCGGTGCGGCTCGAGGAGCGCTTCCGGCAGCGCACCCCCGAGCTCAAGTGGACGCTCTCGGCAGACGACTTCGCCGCGCTCGCGCTCCTCGCCCTCACGCCGAAGGAGATCCCGACCGTCGGGCTCACCCACCTGCACGCGCCGCTCGTGTCGATCCGCGAGCAGGCCGCGCACATCGTGTCGACCCTGCGCGCGAAGGGCTCGACGACCTTCCGCGAGCTCATCGCCGGCGAAGCCACGCGCGGCGTCGTCGTCGCGCGCTTCCTCGCGGTGCTCGAGCTCTACCGCCACGCCGCCATCACCTTCGAGCAGCTGGAGCCCCTGGGCGAGCTCTCCATCAGCTGGACCGGCCATGACTTCCGCGACGAGGACCTCGTGAGCCTGGGGGCAGACTATGACCATGCCTGA
- the scpB gene encoding SMC-Scp complex subunit ScpB — protein MTMPETDTTDAAETDAVADAEDAAEAAPSEIRGGAPAEAAEPDRSHLPLERRIEAILMVADEPQGAVHLATALRAPVKAVKAAIEALRDDYDGKPVGDRPAGPERGFELREVGGGWRIYVREGYDVDAADFVLTQTPTRLSQAALETLAVIAYKQPITRGAVAAIRAVNVDSVVRTLLGRGLIREAFADSETGAIHYETTELLLTQLGLNSLDELPPISPLLPDGEEELPL, from the coding sequence ATGACCATGCCTGAGACCGATACGACGGATGCGGCCGAGACCGACGCGGTCGCGGACGCGGAGGATGCGGCCGAGGCCGCCCCGAGCGAGATCCGCGGGGGCGCTCCCGCCGAGGCCGCCGAGCCCGACCGCTCGCACCTGCCGCTCGAGCGCCGCATCGAGGCGATCCTCATGGTCGCCGACGAGCCGCAGGGCGCGGTGCACCTCGCGACGGCGCTGCGCGCGCCCGTGAAGGCGGTCAAGGCGGCGATCGAGGCTCTCCGCGACGACTACGACGGCAAGCCCGTCGGCGATCGGCCGGCGGGCCCCGAGCGCGGCTTCGAGCTGCGCGAGGTCGGTGGCGGCTGGCGCATCTACGTGCGCGAGGGCTACGACGTCGACGCCGCCGACTTCGTGCTCACCCAGACGCCCACGCGACTCTCGCAAGCCGCGCTCGAGACGCTCGCCGTCATCGCCTACAAGCAGCCCATCACGCGCGGCGCCGTCGCGGCGATCCGCGCCGTCAACGTCGACTCGGTCGTGCGCACGCTGCTCGGCCGCGGTCTCATCCGCGAGGCGTTCGCCGACTCGGAGACGGGCGCCATCCACTACGAGACCACCGAGCTGCTGCTGACGCAGCTGGGCCTGAACTCGCTCGACGAGCTGCCGCCGATCTCGCCGCTGCTGCCCGACGGCGAGGAGGAGCTGCCGCTGTGA
- a CDS encoding pseudouridine synthase, producing MNRTDRHEGAEGERLQKVLAAAGVASRRVVEDMIVAGRITVDGRVVTELGTRIRPDARVTVDGTAVQLDTTKRYLMLNKPTGVVSTMSDERGRPDLRGFLADIDERVYNVGRLDADTSGLLILTNDGELAHVLAHPSFGVEKTYVAKVRGSVDQRVIRRLLDGFELEDGPIRADAAKLVGSPSKGHSMVELTLHSGRNRIVRRMLDHVGHPVVELVRRSFGPLHLGTLRSGQVRELTTMERGAILTLARGAKT from the coding sequence GTGAACCGCACCGACCGCCACGAAGGCGCCGAGGGCGAGCGCCTGCAGAAGGTGCTCGCCGCCGCCGGCGTCGCGAGCCGCCGCGTCGTCGAGGACATGATCGTCGCGGGCCGCATCACGGTCGACGGCCGCGTCGTCACCGAGCTCGGCACCCGCATCCGCCCCGACGCTCGCGTCACGGTCGACGGCACCGCGGTGCAGCTCGACACGACGAAGCGCTACCTCATGCTCAACAAGCCCACCGGCGTCGTCTCGACCATGAGCGACGAGCGCGGCCGGCCCGACCTCCGCGGCTTCCTCGCCGACATCGACGAGCGCGTCTACAACGTCGGTCGCCTCGACGCCGACACGTCGGGCCTCCTCATCCTCACCAACGACGGCGAGCTCGCGCACGTGCTCGCGCATCCGTCCTTCGGCGTCGAGAAGACCTACGTCGCGAAGGTGCGGGGGAGCGTCGACCAGCGCGTCATCCGGCGCCTGCTCGACGGCTTCGAGCTCGAGGACGGACCGATCCGCGCGGATGCCGCGAAGCTCGTCGGCAGCCCGTCGAAGGGCCACTCGATGGTCGAGCTGACGCTCCACTCGGGCCGCAACCGCATCGTGCGGCGGATGCTCGACCACGTCGGGCACCCGGTGGTCGAGCTCGTGCGCCGCTCGTTCGGGCCGCTGCACCTGGGCACGCTCCGGTCGGGGCAGGTACGCGAACTCACTACGATGGAGCGCGGTGCCATCCTCACCCTCGCGAGGGGCGCCAAGACCTGA